A single Antechinus flavipes isolate AdamAnt ecotype Samford, QLD, Australia chromosome 5, AdamAnt_v2, whole genome shotgun sequence DNA region contains:
- the GTPBP4 gene encoding GTP-binding protein 4 — MALYNFKKIMVVPTAKDFIDLTLSKTQRKTPTVIHKHYQIHRIRHFYMRKVKYTQQNYHDRLTQILTDFPKLDDIHPFYADLMNVLYDKDHYKLALGQINIAKNLVDNVAKDYVRLMKYGDSLYRCKQLKRAALGRMCTIIKRQKQSLEYLEQVRQHLSRLPTIDPNTRTLLLCGYPNVGKSSFINKVTRADVDVQPYAFTTKSLFVGHMDYRYLRWQVVDTPGILDHPLEDRNTIEMQAITALAHLRAAVLYVMDVSEQCGHNLEEQLKLFKNIKPLFANKPLIIVANKCDVKRISELPEDDQKIFADLEAEGLPVIETSTLTEEGVIKVKTEACDRLLTHRVETKMKGNKVNDVLNRLHLAIPSRRDDKERPPFIPEGVIARKKRMEIDAPKKKRERDLELEMGDDYILDLQKYWDLMNSSEKYDKIPEIWEGHNIADYIDPDIMEKLKELEKEEELREAAGEYDSESETEDEEMMEIHQLAKQIREKKKLKILQSKEKDTSGPRMPRTAKKVQRKTLENEMRSLGIDMDDKDDSHYANQARRSRSVTRKRKREESVPPISKSRSRSCSRPPRDVSGLRDAKMVKKAKTIMKKAQKKMNRLGRKGEADRHVFDMKPKHLLSGKRKSGTKDRR; from the exons ATGGCGTTGTACAACTTCAAGAAGATTATGGTGGTCCCCACCGCCAAG GACTTTATAGACCTGACATTATCAAAGACTCAACGAAAGACTCCAACAGTCATTCATAAACATTATCAAATTCACCGTATTAGACATTTTTACATGAGGAAAGTTAAATATACTCAGCAGAATTATCATGATAGACTCACCCAGATTTTGACTGACTTCCCCAAATTAGAT GATATCCATCCATTTTATGCTGATTTGATGAATGTTCTTTATGACAAGGATCATTATAAGTTGGCCTTAGGACAAATTAATATTGCTAAAAATCTAGTGGACAA tgTTGCCAAAGATTATGTTCGGCTTATGAAATATGGGGATTCTTTATACCGCTGTAAGCAGCTCAAACGTGCAGCCCTGGGCCGTATGTGCACAATTatcaagagacagaaacagagtctAGAATATCTGGAACAAG TGCGTCAGCATTTATCCCGTCTGCCAACTATTGACCCAAATACTCGGACTTTGCTTCTGTGTGGGTATCCAAATGTTGGAAAATCCAGTTTTATTAATAAG GTGACAAGAGCAGATGTGGATGTGCAGCCTTATGCCTTTACAACCAAATCTTTGTTTGTAGGGCACATGGATTATAGATATTTGCGTTGGCAG GTGGTTGACACTCCAGGGATTCTGGACCATCCTCTGGAAGATAGGAACACTATTGAAATGCAGGCTATAACAGCATTAGCCCACCTTCGTGCTGCTGTGTTGTATGTCATGGATGTGTCTGAACAGTGTGGTCATAATCTGGAAGAACAActgaaactctttaaaaatattaaaccacTTTTTGCTAATAAG cctCTTATAATTGTAGCAAATAAATGTGATGTGAAGAGAATATCTGAACTTCCAGAAGATGACCAG AAAATATTTGCAGATTTGGAAGCTGAAGGACTTCCTGTTATAGAGACAAGCACCCTGACTGAAGAAGGTGTTATTAAAGTTAAAACAGAG gcTTGTGATAGACTTTTGACTCATCGAGTTGAAaccaaaatgaaaggaaataaagtgaATGATGTGCTCAACAGGTTGCATTTAGCAATACCAAGCAGAAGAGATGATAAG GAGAGGCCACCATTCATTCCTGAAGGGGTGATAGCACgcaagaaaagaatggaaattgaTGCACCCAAAAAGAAAAGG GAACGAGATCTTGAGCTGGAAATGGGAGATGATTACATTTTGGATCTTCAGA AATATTGGGATCTAAtgaattcatctgaaaaatatgataaaataccAGAAATTTGGGAAGGCCATAACATAGCTGATTATATTGATCCAGACATCATGGAG aaattgaaagagttagagaaggaggaagaactAAGAGAAGCTGCTGGAGAATATGACAGTGAATCAGAAactgaagatgaagaaatgatGGAAATCCACCAGTTGGCAAAACAAATTcgtgagaaaaagaaattgaaaattctgCAATCTAAAGAGAAAGATACATCAGGACCCAGAATGCCTCGTACTGCTAAAAAG gttCAACGGAAAACTTTGGAGAATGAGATGCGCAGCCTTGGTATTGACATGGATGATAAAGATGAT agcCATTATGCCAACCAGGCAAGAAGATCTCGAAGTGTTACAAGGAAACGTAAGCGTGAAGAGTCTGTTCCTCCCATTTCTAAAAGCCGAAGCCGCAGTTGCTCACGTCCACCACGTGATGTTTCTGGCTTGAGAGATGCCAAG atgGTGAAGAAAGCTAAAACCATTATGAAGAAGGCTCAGAAGAAGATGAATCGcttaggaagaaaaggagaagctgATAGACATGTGTTTGATATGAAACCAAAACATTTATTGTCTGGCAAGAGGAAATCTGGTACAAAAGACAGACGATAA